A window of Candidatus Nitrospira allomarina genomic DNA:
TCTTCGGCAGGCCTTGGGGACCATGCATGCACCACCGAATCAGGTGATGATTGGATTGGCCATGTTTTTGACGCTGTTTATTATGATGCCGGTGTGGGAACAGATTCGGGTCCAGGCCCTTAATCCGCTATTGGAACAGCAGGTGACACAGGAAGTGGCGCTTGATCGGGCCAAGATTCCGTTAAGAACGTTCATGCTGAAACAAGTCCGGGAAAAGGATTTAACCTTGTTCGTGGAGATGGCGAAAGTTCCTCACCCTCAGACGCCCGATGATGTCCCGTTCCATGTCCTGGTGCCGGCGTTTGTCACGAGTGAATTGCGCACGGCGTTTCAAATCGGGTTTCTCATTTATGTGCCTTTCCTTGTGATCGATATGATTGTCGCCAGTATTTTAATGTCCATGGGTATGATGATGCTGCCACCGATCATGATTTCTTTGCCGTTTAAATTGGTGTTGTTTGTGTTGGCTGATGGATGGTTTTTGGTCGTGGGAGCGCTGATGAATAGTTTTCAATAGGAAAATGCCGTCAGATGTAAAGCCTGAGGGGTAAGGGGTGTATCGGATGCCGGGTTGCAAGGATCGATGTTTGCTTCCGTTCCTCTATGCTGTATACCTCACGGTTTTTCTTCACGACTAATCGAGTGTTTTTCACGGCAAGACTGAAAGGGGTAAGGAGATGACAACCGAAAGTGTCCTGAGCATCGGTCAGGAAGCGATTCAAACAATCCTGCTTGTGGCGGGTCCAATGTTGGGTCTCAGCTTACTGGTCGGACTCTGTGTGAGTGCCTTTCAAGCCATGACACAAATTAACGAAATGACCCTCACCTTTTTGCCAAAGGTGGCCACCATGTTTGTGGTGCTCTTGGTGACATTCCCCTGGATGGTGGAAATCCTTGTGGGGTTC
This region includes:
- the fliQ gene encoding flagellar biosynthesis protein FliQ, producing MTTESVLSIGQEAIQTILLVAGPMLGLSLLVGLCVSAFQAMTQINEMTLTFLPKVATMFVVLLVTFPWMVEILVGFMTGVWARIPEFAQ
- the fliP gene encoding flagellar type III secretion system pore protein FliP (The bacterial flagellar biogenesis protein FliP forms a type III secretion system (T3SS)-type pore required for flagellar assembly.) — protein: MNNPFCGFHGGRDCWRLLGMSLVMGLPTSAFAQATKDPAISLQVSGLDGTEPWTFGLRILFLLTALTLAPALLMLVTAFTRVVIVLGLLRQALGTMHAPPNQVMIGLAMFLTLFIMMPVWEQIRVQALNPLLEQQVTQEVALDRAKIPLRTFMLKQVREKDLTLFVEMAKVPHPQTPDDVPFHVLVPAFVTSELRTAFQIGFLIYVPFLVIDMIVASILMSMGMMMLPPIMISLPFKLVLFVLADGWFLVVGALMNSFQ